A genomic window from Solanum stenotomum isolate F172 chromosome 10, ASM1918654v1, whole genome shotgun sequence includes:
- the LOC125841691 gene encoding probable E3 ubiquitin-protein ligase RHG1A: MDEYSSKRAVNGLYVPRRGLRDIADSRDENVQLCSRYGCSSRHNSMKSPQVRSTEKPRPLRPSFTSSNGKEVVGSSCRTSSVMANARKSLKDRKANSHVGNDQSETTCSHGEPEASEHMKSSKAHQPQFNSVIQDTGSSKITLKEVGCSSGASSSKPRRLFTPKYSNQNSPVGSSVSSSSKAIGAGTRGTASGAGYVPRNLKCNSQSDISPQSCSTADSRFSRRDMVKRRNSEGESTSSSKGKKVSGALPKGGDVIRPTRGISISDSRSSKNFDIREDSRAVSVRTRRSMNVPRLRDSVRDSSSGFFQNSPQPESPNFSLQSSSQFFSDASSSDSSAFSFPGNDVEDLPAGVSGTSAQLGINQLMNHDALHRYNMDGVAQVLVALERMEQDEELTYEQLLVLETNLFLGGLNFYDQHRGMRLDIDNMSYEELLALEERMGSVSTALSEEALSKCIRKSIYQAMPSEIGEFGSDENEDEVKCTICQEEYVIGDEIGRLECDHGYHVECVKHWLSLKNWCPICKASAAPS, from the exons ATGGATGAATATTCAAGCAAAAGAGCTGTTAATGGCCTTTACGTTCCCAGAAGAGGTTTGAGGGACATAGCTGACAGCAGGGATGAAAATGTTCAGTTGTGCTCTCGATATGGATGCAGCAGCCGGCACAACTCTATGAAGAGCCCGCAAGTTAGAAGTACAGAGAAACCAAGACCTCTCAGGCCTTCTTTCACTTCTTCAAATGGAAAAGAAGTTGTTGGAAGTTCATGTAGGACATCCTCTGTGATGGCTAATGCGAGAAAATCACTGAAGGACAGGAAAGCAAATTCTCATGTTGGAAATGATCAATCAGAAACGACTTGTTCACATGGTGAACCTGAAGCTTCGGAACACATGAAGTCATCAAAAGCGCATCAACCCCAATTCAATTCAGTAATTCAAGATACTGGATCAAGTAAAATTACATTGAAAGAAGTAGGTTGCTCTAGTGGCGCTTCAAGCAGTAAACCTCGTAGATTATTTACTCCCAAGTATTCCAATCAAAATAGTCCAGTAGGTTCGTCTGTTTCTTCGTCGTCTAAGGCCATTGGTGCAGGGACCAGGGGCACTGCTAGTGGGGCTGGATATGTGCCGAGAAATTTAAAATGCAACTCACAATCAGATATCTCTCCACAGAGTTGTTCAACAGCAGATTCAAGATTTAGTAGAAGGGACATggtaaaaagaagaaattcagAAGGTGAAAGCACTTCATCCTCTAAAGGGAAGAAAGTAAGTGGGGCATTACCAAAAGGAGGAGATGTCATTCGTCCAACTCGTGGTATCTCAATTTCCGATTCAAGGAGTAGTAAAAACTTTGATATTAGGGAGGATAGTCGTGCTGTATCAGTTAGGACTCGCAGGTCAATGAATGTGCCTAGGCTTAGAGATTCAGTACGAGATTCGTCATCTGGCTTTTTCCAGAATTCACCTCAGCCTGAATCTCCAAATTTCAGTCTGCAGTCATCAAGTCAATTTTTCTCAGATGCCTCTTCGAGTGATTCAAGTGCTTTTAGTTTTCCTGGAAATGATGTTGAAGATCTCCCAGCTGGAGTGTCTGGAACTTCTGCACAACTAGGTATAAACCAATTAATGAACCATGATGCCTTGCACCGATATAACATGGATGGAGTTGCTCAG GTATTAGTGGCACTCGAAAGAATGGAACAAGATGAGGAATTAACATATGAG CAACTACTTGTGTTGGAAACCAACTTGTTTCTTGGTGGCCTCAACTTCTACGACCAGCATAGAGGAATGAGGCTGGATATAGACAATATGTCCTATGAG GAATTATTAGCTCTCGAGGAGAGGATGGGGAGTGTTAGCACAGCTCTGTCAGAGGAGGCATTGTCAAAGTGCATCCGGAAAAGCATTTATCAGGCTATGCCTTCagaaataggagaatttggaaGCGACGAGAATGAAGATGAGGTCAAATGCACTATTTGTCAG GAGGAGTATGTGATTGGAGATGAAATAGGAAGGTTGGAATGTGATCATGGGTATCATGTGGAGTGTGTAAAACATTGGTTGAGTCTCAAGAATTGGTGTCCTATATGCAAAGCTTCAGCAGCTCCATCTTAA